In Zingiber officinale cultivar Zhangliang chromosome 1A, Zo_v1.1, whole genome shotgun sequence, a genomic segment contains:
- the LOC121999616 gene encoding proteasome subunit beta type-5-B-like, producing MVSSLLPRRPNSRMMELHLTGFESCPLFPGGVVADHGENPLAAASFQLPACSDFDGFQKDAIQMMKPAKGTTTLAFVFKEGVIVASDSRATMGGYISSQSVKKIVEINPHMLGTIAGGAADCQFWHRNLGIKCRLHELANKRRISVTGASKLLANILYSYKGMGLSVGTMIAGWDEKGPGLYYVDNEGGRLKGTRFSVGSGSPYAYGVLDSGYQFDMSVEEAAELARRAIYHATFHDGASGGVASVYHVGPQGWKKLSGDDVGELHYKYYPVIPTPTEQEMADTSAA from the exons ATGGTTTCTAGCTTACTTCCTCGTCGTCCTAACTCGCGAATGATGGAGCTCCATTTGACTGGGTTTGAATCGTGTCCTCTGTTTCCCGGAGGCGTCGTCGCCGATCATGGCGAGAACCCCTTGGCGGCCGCTTCGTTCCAACTCCCGGCCTGTTCCGAT TTTGATGGTTTCCAAAAGGACGCGATCCAGATGATGAAACCGGCGAAAGGGACTACTACGCTCGCCTTCGTCTTCAAGGAAGGGGTTATTGTCGCTTCCGATTCCCGAGCCACCATGGGAGGATATATCT CTTCGCAAAGTGTCAAGAAGATCGTTGAGATAAACCCGCATATGCTCGGTACGATAGCTGGAGGTGCTGCAGACTGCCAATTTTGGCATAGAAACTTGGGAATCAAG TGTCGCCTTCACGAACTGGCAAACAAGAGAAGAATCTCAGTCACAGGTGCCTCAAAGCTATTGGCGAACATACTTTACTCATACAAAGGAATGGGCCTTTCAGTAGGAACCATGATCGCTGGATGGGATGAAAAG GGTCCTGGGTTGTACTATGTTGATAACGAAGGTGGTAGGTTGAAGGGAACACGCTTCTCAGTGGGCTCAGGAAGTCCATACGCTTATGGTGTTCTTGATAGTGG ATATCAATTTGACATGTCAGTTGAGGAAGCTGCAGAACTGGCACGCAGAGCCATTTATCATGCAACTTTCCATGATGGAGCTAGTGGTGGAGTAGCCAGTG TTTATCACGTTGGGCCTCAAGGATGGAAGAAGCTCTCTGGTGACGATGTCGGAGAGCTCCATTACAAGTACTATCCCGTGATACCAACCCCTACTGAGCAAGAAATGGCTGACACTTCAGCAGCTTGA